The Populus trichocarpa isolate Nisqually-1 chromosome 11, P.trichocarpa_v4.1, whole genome shotgun sequence genome has a segment encoding these proteins:
- the LOC7471842 gene encoding transcription factor GTE12 isoform X2 has protein sequence MIAAGSVVMKKLTIKIASQRIEVIPGKKLLAAERSCSVSVSENPGSQTSKSEIVKQKSSVSGSRKRGPPKMIECKQQKRLKMDRAVTQQCSALLKSLMVHPAGWVFNKPVDPVALNIPDYFSIISIPMDLGTVKSKLGKNCYASIKEFADDIRLTFSNAMLYNPPTNNVHKMAEELNGIFETSWKALEDKWNHEGPKFGSGKIISGQTTQIIDSRPNCPRTPPLHSNALPKKSKPSEEKVIRCSSNASVVLEAKPTKPAGVCKSHVPSSYKGVKWQSSVIGTDGGGRHACVSKNVKPLLIPVASNCSSCGSNTCQCRLQSDSNHTNSDISSERSSGRDQRACSTDTSKPEKSMPVPQMSKSDPDSDGAVSALDDENICPSSQLTTPAADAASGEDWSSLFDVPLSPTKALRYATIKHRFADTILKAQNKAPLHDGDKADPMKMRQEKERLERRQREEKSWIEAQIRAAEAASRRREEMELKMQREREREAARIALQKMEKTVEIEQNLDIQRELERLCGCSISFDFRFGSGKMEVVKKGEIGACIGSPLERLGLFMKDDIEDEDGGEFLDGDGEEGEILC, from the exons ATGATTGCTGCTGGGAGTGTAGTGATGAAGAAGTTGACAATTAAGATTGCTTCCCAAAGAATAGAAGTTATTCCTGGGAAAAAGTTGCTTGCTGCTGAACGTAGTTGCAGTGTTTCTGTGAGTGAGAATCCTGGTTCTCAGACAAGTAAATCAGAAATTGTGAAGCAGAAATCTTCTGTGTCAGGTTCTAGGAAGCGTGGACCACCAAAGATGATAGAGTGTAAACAGCAGAAGAGGCTGAAGATGGACCGTGCAGTGACACAACAGTGTTCTGCCCTTCTAAAATCACTGATGGTTCATCCAGCTGGCTGGGTTTTCAATAAGCCTGTGGATCCAGTAGCACTGAATATTCCTGATTATTTCTCTATTATATCAATTCCCATGGATCTAGGAACAGTAAAGTCTAAGCTGGGAAAGAATTGTTATGCTAGCATCAAGGAGTTTGCAGATGATATCAGACTGACCTTTTCAAATGCCATGCTGTATAATCCTCCGACAAATAATGTCCATAAAATGGCAGAGGAACTGAATGGGATTTTTGAGACAAGTTGGAAAGCTTTAGAGGATAAATGGAATCATGAAGGACCTAAGTTTGGAAGTGGAAAGATTATAAGTGGACAGACAACACAAATCATTGATTCCAGACCGAATTGTCCCAGAACACCTCCTCTGCACAGCAATGCTTTGCCAAAGAAGTCAAAACCATCTGAAGAAAAGGTGATAAGGTGCTCATCCAATGCAAGTGTTGTTTTGGAA GCAAAGCCTACTAAACCAGCAGGGGTGTGCAAGTCTCACGTGCCAAGTTCTTACAAAGGTGTGAAGTGGCAGAGTAGTGTTATAGGCACTGATGGTGGTGGAAGACATGCATGCGTCTCTAAGAATGTGAAGCCATTGTTGATCCCAGTTGCCTCAAACTGTAGTAGCTGTGGCAGTAATACTTGTCAATGCAGGCTCCAAAGTGATTCAAACCATACAAACTCAG ATATATCATCTGAGAGATCATCAGGGAGAGATCAGCGTGCATGTAGCACTGATACCTCCAAACCG GAAAAAAGCATGCCTGTACCACAGATGAGCAAATCAGATCCAGATTCTGATG GGGCTGTTAGTGCTTTGGATGATGAAAATATATGTCCCAGTTCCCAGCTTACAACTCCGGCCGCAGATGCAGCATCTGGAGAAG ACTGGAGCTCTCTCTTTGATGTTCCGTTGTCTCCAACTAAAGCTCTCCGTTATGCAACAATAAAACATCGATTTGCAGATACTATTTTAAAAGCTCAAAATAAGGCACCGCTTCATGAT GGTGATAAAGCTGATCCAATGAAGATGCGGCAGGAGAAGGAAAGATTGGAAAGGCGGCAGCGGGAAG AGAAGTCTTGGATTGAAGCACAAATCCGAGCTGCTGAAGCTGCCTCTCGAAGGAGGGAAGAGATGGAACTGAAAATGCAACGGGAGAGGGAAAGAGAAGCTGCTCGAATTGCGCTACAAAAG ATGGAAAAGACTGTTGAGATTGAACAGAACCTAGATATCCAAAGAGAACTGGAGAGGCTCTGTGGCTGTTCAATATCATTCGATTTCCGTTTTGGCAGTGGAAAGATGGAAGTGGTAAAAAAGGGAGAAATTGGAGCTTGCATCGGTAGCCCGCTTGAGCGGTTGGGTTTGTTTATGAAAGATGACATTGAAGATGAGGATGGTGGGGAGTTTCTGGATGGAGatggagaagagggggagataCTCTGTTAA
- the LOC7471841 gene encoding eukaryotic translation initiation factor 4E-2, which translates to MDVEDPQKLATEKTPNPNTEDDLEEGEIVAGGDDDSSLKKSVSLPYQPHPLEHQWTFWFDNPSAKSKQASWGSSLRSIFTFSTIEEFWSVYNNIHHPSKLAVGADFHCFKDKIEPKWEDPICANGGKWSVTLSKGKSDTFWLNTLLALIGEQFDHGDEICGAVVSVRARQEKIAIWTKNASNETAQVSIGKQWKEFLDYNETIGFIFHDDAKKDRNAKNRYSV; encoded by the exons atggATGTTGAAGACCCACAAAAATTAGCAACAGAAAAAACTCCAAACCCTAACACCGAAGACGATCTAGAAGAAGGAGAGATCGTTGCAGGAGGAGATGACGACTCATCGTTAAAGAAATCAGTTTCTTTACCATACCAGCCTCACCCACTTGAACATCAATGGACTTTCTGGTTCGATAATCCATCTGCCAAATCCAAACAAGCCAGTTGGGGTAGCAGCCTGCGCTCCATCTTCACTTTTTCTACTATTGAGGAGTTTTGGAG TGTTTACAACAATATACATCACCCGAGCAAGCTGGCTGTTGGAGCAGACTTTCATTGCttcaaagataaaattgagCCAAAATGGGAGGACCCTATTTGTGCTAATGGAGGGAAGTGGAGTGTAACTCTTAGTAAAGGAAAATCTGATACTTTTTGGTTGAATACG ttgttGGCATTGATTGGAGAGCAGTTTGATCATGGAGATGAAATTTGTGGAGCAGTGGTCAGTGTGAGGGCTAGGCAGGAAAAGATTGCTATCTGGACTAAGAATGCTTCAAATGAAACTGCTCAG GTGAGCATTGGAAAACAGTGGAAGGAGTTTCTCGATTACAATGAGACTATTGGGTTCATATTCCAT GATGATGCGAAGAAAGACAGAAATGCCAAGAATCGCTACTCAGTATGA
- the LOC7471842 gene encoding transcription factor GTE9 isoform X3, which produces MIAAGSVVMKKLTIKIASQRIEVIPGKKLLAAERSCSVSVSENPGSQTSKSEIVKQKSSVSGSRKRGPPKMIECKQQKRLKMDRAVTQQCSALLKSLMVHPAGWVFNKPVDPVALNIPDYFSIISIPMDLGTVKSKLGKNCYASIKEFADDIRLTFSNAMLYNPPTNNVHKMAEELNGIFETSWKALEDKWNHEGPKFGSGKIISGQTTQIIDSRPNCPRTPPLHSNALPKKSKPSEEKVIRCSSNASVVLEAKPTKPAGVCKSHVPSSYKGVKWQSSVIGTDGGGRHACVSKNVKPLLIPVASNCSSCGSNTCQCRLQSDSNHTNSDISSERSSGRDQRACSTDTSKPLFFQEKSMPVPQMSKSDPDSDGAVSALDDENICPSSQLTTPAADAASGEDWSSLFDVPLSPTKALRYATIKHRFADTILKAQNKAPLHDGDKADPMKMRQEKERLERRQREGNLGHLLSS; this is translated from the exons ATGATTGCTGCTGGGAGTGTAGTGATGAAGAAGTTGACAATTAAGATTGCTTCCCAAAGAATAGAAGTTATTCCTGGGAAAAAGTTGCTTGCTGCTGAACGTAGTTGCAGTGTTTCTGTGAGTGAGAATCCTGGTTCTCAGACAAGTAAATCAGAAATTGTGAAGCAGAAATCTTCTGTGTCAGGTTCTAGGAAGCGTGGACCACCAAAGATGATAGAGTGTAAACAGCAGAAGAGGCTGAAGATGGACCGTGCAGTGACACAACAGTGTTCTGCCCTTCTAAAATCACTGATGGTTCATCCAGCTGGCTGGGTTTTCAATAAGCCTGTGGATCCAGTAGCACTGAATATTCCTGATTATTTCTCTATTATATCAATTCCCATGGATCTAGGAACAGTAAAGTCTAAGCTGGGAAAGAATTGTTATGCTAGCATCAAGGAGTTTGCAGATGATATCAGACTGACCTTTTCAAATGCCATGCTGTATAATCCTCCGACAAATAATGTCCATAAAATGGCAGAGGAACTGAATGGGATTTTTGAGACAAGTTGGAAAGCTTTAGAGGATAAATGGAATCATGAAGGACCTAAGTTTGGAAGTGGAAAGATTATAAGTGGACAGACAACACAAATCATTGATTCCAGACCGAATTGTCCCAGAACACCTCCTCTGCACAGCAATGCTTTGCCAAAGAAGTCAAAACCATCTGAAGAAAAGGTGATAAGGTGCTCATCCAATGCAAGTGTTGTTTTGGAA GCAAAGCCTACTAAACCAGCAGGGGTGTGCAAGTCTCACGTGCCAAGTTCTTACAAAGGTGTGAAGTGGCAGAGTAGTGTTATAGGCACTGATGGTGGTGGAAGACATGCATGCGTCTCTAAGAATGTGAAGCCATTGTTGATCCCAGTTGCCTCAAACTGTAGTAGCTGTGGCAGTAATACTTGTCAATGCAGGCTCCAAAGTGATTCAAACCATACAAACTCAG ATATATCATCTGAGAGATCATCAGGGAGAGATCAGCGTGCATGTAGCACTGATACCTCCAAACCG TTATTTTTCCAGGAAAAAAGCATGCCTGTACCACAGATGAGCAAATCAGATCCAGATTCTGATG GGGCTGTTAGTGCTTTGGATGATGAAAATATATGTCCCAGTTCCCAGCTTACAACTCCGGCCGCAGATGCAGCATCTGGAGAAG ACTGGAGCTCTCTCTTTGATGTTCCGTTGTCTCCAACTAAAGCTCTCCGTTATGCAACAATAAAACATCGATTTGCAGATACTATTTTAAAAGCTCAAAATAAGGCACCGCTTCATGAT GGTGATAAAGCTGATCCAATGAAGATGCGGCAGGAGAAGGAAAGATTGGAAAGGCGGCAGCGGGAAGGTAATTTAGGTCACTTATTGTCTTCCTAA
- the LOC7471842 gene encoding transcription factor GTE10 isoform X1: MIAAGSVVMKKLTIKIASQRIEVIPGKKLLAAERSCSVSVSENPGSQTSKSEIVKQKSSVSGSRKRGPPKMIECKQQKRLKMDRAVTQQCSALLKSLMVHPAGWVFNKPVDPVALNIPDYFSIISIPMDLGTVKSKLGKNCYASIKEFADDIRLTFSNAMLYNPPTNNVHKMAEELNGIFETSWKALEDKWNHEGPKFGSGKIISGQTTQIIDSRPNCPRTPPLHSNALPKKSKPSEEKVIRCSSNASVVLEAKPTKPAGVCKSHVPSSYKGVKWQSSVIGTDGGGRHACVSKNVKPLLIPVASNCSSCGSNTCQCRLQSDSNHTNSDISSERSSGRDQRACSTDTSKPLFFQEKSMPVPQMSKSDPDSDGAVSALDDENICPSSQLTTPAADAASGEDWSSLFDVPLSPTKALRYATIKHRFADTILKAQNKAPLHDGDKADPMKMRQEKERLERRQREEKSWIEAQIRAAEAASRRREEMELKMQREREREAARIALQKMEKTVEIEQNLDIQRELERLCGCSISFDFRFGSGKMEVVKKGEIGACIGSPLERLGLFMKDDIEDEDGGEFLDGDGEEGEILC; the protein is encoded by the exons ATGATTGCTGCTGGGAGTGTAGTGATGAAGAAGTTGACAATTAAGATTGCTTCCCAAAGAATAGAAGTTATTCCTGGGAAAAAGTTGCTTGCTGCTGAACGTAGTTGCAGTGTTTCTGTGAGTGAGAATCCTGGTTCTCAGACAAGTAAATCAGAAATTGTGAAGCAGAAATCTTCTGTGTCAGGTTCTAGGAAGCGTGGACCACCAAAGATGATAGAGTGTAAACAGCAGAAGAGGCTGAAGATGGACCGTGCAGTGACACAACAGTGTTCTGCCCTTCTAAAATCACTGATGGTTCATCCAGCTGGCTGGGTTTTCAATAAGCCTGTGGATCCAGTAGCACTGAATATTCCTGATTATTTCTCTATTATATCAATTCCCATGGATCTAGGAACAGTAAAGTCTAAGCTGGGAAAGAATTGTTATGCTAGCATCAAGGAGTTTGCAGATGATATCAGACTGACCTTTTCAAATGCCATGCTGTATAATCCTCCGACAAATAATGTCCATAAAATGGCAGAGGAACTGAATGGGATTTTTGAGACAAGTTGGAAAGCTTTAGAGGATAAATGGAATCATGAAGGACCTAAGTTTGGAAGTGGAAAGATTATAAGTGGACAGACAACACAAATCATTGATTCCAGACCGAATTGTCCCAGAACACCTCCTCTGCACAGCAATGCTTTGCCAAAGAAGTCAAAACCATCTGAAGAAAAGGTGATAAGGTGCTCATCCAATGCAAGTGTTGTTTTGGAA GCAAAGCCTACTAAACCAGCAGGGGTGTGCAAGTCTCACGTGCCAAGTTCTTACAAAGGTGTGAAGTGGCAGAGTAGTGTTATAGGCACTGATGGTGGTGGAAGACATGCATGCGTCTCTAAGAATGTGAAGCCATTGTTGATCCCAGTTGCCTCAAACTGTAGTAGCTGTGGCAGTAATACTTGTCAATGCAGGCTCCAAAGTGATTCAAACCATACAAACTCAG ATATATCATCTGAGAGATCATCAGGGAGAGATCAGCGTGCATGTAGCACTGATACCTCCAAACCG TTATTTTTCCAGGAAAAAAGCATGCCTGTACCACAGATGAGCAAATCAGATCCAGATTCTGATG GGGCTGTTAGTGCTTTGGATGATGAAAATATATGTCCCAGTTCCCAGCTTACAACTCCGGCCGCAGATGCAGCATCTGGAGAAG ACTGGAGCTCTCTCTTTGATGTTCCGTTGTCTCCAACTAAAGCTCTCCGTTATGCAACAATAAAACATCGATTTGCAGATACTATTTTAAAAGCTCAAAATAAGGCACCGCTTCATGAT GGTGATAAAGCTGATCCAATGAAGATGCGGCAGGAGAAGGAAAGATTGGAAAGGCGGCAGCGGGAAG AGAAGTCTTGGATTGAAGCACAAATCCGAGCTGCTGAAGCTGCCTCTCGAAGGAGGGAAGAGATGGAACTGAAAATGCAACGGGAGAGGGAAAGAGAAGCTGCTCGAATTGCGCTACAAAAG ATGGAAAAGACTGTTGAGATTGAACAGAACCTAGATATCCAAAGAGAACTGGAGAGGCTCTGTGGCTGTTCAATATCATTCGATTTCCGTTTTGGCAGTGGAAAGATGGAAGTGGTAAAAAAGGGAGAAATTGGAGCTTGCATCGGTAGCCCGCTTGAGCGGTTGGGTTTGTTTATGAAAGATGACATTGAAGATGAGGATGGTGGGGAGTTTCTGGATGGAGatggagaagagggggagataCTCTGTTAA